Genomic window (Egicoccus halophilus):
GCAACCAGATCGTGCAGTTGGTCACCGAGGACCAGGACAGCTCCTTCGCCAGCGCCTCCCAGCGGCTGAACCTGATCACGACCGAGCTGCAGGAAGGCGTCATGAAGACGCGCATGCAGCCGATCGGCAACGTGTGGAACAAGCTGCCGCGCGTCGTCCGTGACCTGTCCCTCTCGGTCGGCAAGCAGGTCGACCTCGTCATGGAGGGCCAGGACACCGAGCTCGACAAGACCATCATCGAGGCCATCAAGGACCCGCTGACGCACCTCGTGCGCAACGCCGTCGACCACGGTATCGAGACGTCCGAGCAGCGCGTCGCGGCGGGCAAGTCCGCCACCGGTCACCTGGTGCTGCGCGCCTACCACGAAGGTGGGCAGGTCAACATCGAGATCGCCGACGACGGTGCCGGCATCGACGCCACCAAGCTCAAGGCCAAGGCGCTCGAGAAGGGACTGATCAGCGCCCAGCAGGCCGGGGCGATGAGTGAGCGCGAGGCGTTGCAGCTGATCTTCGGCGCCGGGTTCTCCACCGCGGCCAAGGTCACCAACGTCTCCGGCCGTGGCGTCGGTATGGACGTCGTGCGCACCAACATCGAGCGCATCGGCGGCACCGTCGACGTCAACACCGAGCTCGGGCAGGGCACCACCTTCAAGGTCAAGATCCCGCTGACCCTGGCCATCATCCCGGCCCTGGTCGTCAGCTCGCAGGGCGACCGCTACGCCATCCCGCAGCTCAACCTGCTCGAGCTGGTCCGGCTCGAGGGCGAGCAGGCCCGTACCGGCATCGAACTGCTGCACGGTGCGCCGGTCTACCGCCTGCGGGGCCGCCTGCTGCCGATCGTCCGCCTCGACGACGAACTCGGACACACCCGTCGGGACGACGCCCGCGACGTGATCAACATCGTCGTGCTGCAGGCCGACGGGCACCAGTTCGGCCTGGTCGTCGACGACATCACCGACACCCAGGAGATCGTCGTCAAGCCGCTCGGTGGGCACCTCAAGGACGCCACGCTGTTCGCCGGCGCGACGATCATGGGGGATGGGCGCATCGCGCTGATCCTCGACGTGCTCGGCATCGCCCAGCGCGCCCGGGTCGTGTCCGAGGCCCGTGAGCGGTCCGCGAGCCTGACCGACCGGGACGAGGCGGTCGCGGCCAACGACGCCCGCCGGACGCTGCTGCTCGTCGGCGTCGCCGACCGCCGCGCGGCCGTGGCGCTCTCGGAGGTCTCGCGCCTGGAGACCTTCGACCCGGCCACCGTGGAGTGGGCGTCGGGCAAGGAGGTCGTGCAGTACCGCGACGAGATCCTGCCGCT
Coding sequences:
- a CDS encoding chemotaxis protein CheA, with amino-acid sequence MSEIDEIVGEFLVESYENLDRYDEDLLALERAPSDGEVLGSIFRTIHTIKGTCGFFGFERLESVSHVAENLLGKLRDGELVVTNEIASALLATGDALRGMLGDIEATGQEGEADHAELVATLERLHAGESAVVAPPAAAPLADVTPVGTGTTADPVGDTEPPKRLGDLLVEQGVASADDVALALHAQELGDSRPLGEILMEQAKVPVGEVDQTLASQASARGLADSSIRVDVGLLDELMNLVGELVLARNQIVQLVTEDQDSSFASASQRLNLITTELQEGVMKTRMQPIGNVWNKLPRVVRDLSLSVGKQVDLVMEGQDTELDKTIIEAIKDPLTHLVRNAVDHGIETSEQRVAAGKSATGHLVLRAYHEGGQVNIEIADDGAGIDATKLKAKALEKGLISAQQAGAMSEREALQLIFGAGFSTAAKVTNVSGRGVGMDVVRTNIERIGGTVDVNTELGQGTTFKVKIPLTLAIIPALVVSSQGDRYAIPQLNLLELVRLEGEQARTGIELLHGAPVYRLRGRLLPIVRLDDELGHTRRDDARDVINIVVLQADGHQFGLVVDDITDTQEIVVKPLGGHLKDATLFAGATIMGDGRIALILDVLGIAQRARVVSEARERSASLTDRDEAVAANDARRTLLLVGVADRRAAVALSEVSRLETFDPATVEWASGKEVVQYRDEILPLVRLGDAIGVYGGGNGEGPLEVVVHEVAGRAVGIVVDAILDIVEQELHLDQGDGRPGLLGSAVIQERVTDVLDVAAIVATVDPARFASDTFLGA